One region of candidate division KSB1 bacterium genomic DNA includes:
- a CDS encoding nuclear transport factor 2 family protein: MKQAIKPPFTEETARAKVKAAEDAWNSRDPERVALAYTEDSQWRNRTEFFTGREAIKEFLRRKWAKELDYRLMKELWAYTDNRISVRFEYEWRDADTGQTYRTHGNEHWEFDDAGLMQRRDMSANDVPIAESERRY, translated from the coding sequence ATGAAACAAGCCATCAAACCTCCGTTCACAGAAGAGACCGCGCGGGCAAAAGTAAAGGCTGCCGAAGACGCCTGGAACAGCCGCGATCCGGAACGTGTCGCCCTGGCTTACACCGAAGACTCCCAATGGCGCAACCGCACCGAATTTTTTACCGGCAGAGAAGCCATCAAAGAATTCTTGAGACGCAAATGGGCGAAGGAATTGGACTATCGACTCATGAAAGAACTCTGGGCTTATACGGATAACCGTATTTCCGTTCGCTTTGAATACGAATGGCGCGATGCCGATACCGGCCAAACGTACCGCACCCATGGCAACGAGCACTGGGAATTTGATGATGCAGGCCTGATGCAGCGCAGGGATATGAGCGCCAACGATGTTCCTATTGCAGAATCTGAACGGCGATATTGA